From Tamandua tetradactyla isolate mTamTet1 chromosome 26, mTamTet1.pri, whole genome shotgun sequence, a single genomic window includes:
- the LOC143669760 gene encoding disintegrin and metalloproteinase domain-containing protein 20-like, translating to MLICFASTTGPVRGASEGVKLKGRPYHRIHFCCCADALTLAEDRTLQVCAAVTAKREERDQQCLLPPLFYPHKSLSRGVSLMAGGEVLLQVRFTLLLLWLEVFLVLTGWSKDEPSQHHSPPEVVIPLKITGTGKRIKASGWLSYRLHFGGQRHIVHMKVKKLFLARNLPVFTYTDQGALLEDHPYVQNDCYYHGYVEGDPESLVVLSSCLGGFLGMLQINDTIYEIKPKMFSKTFEHLVYKLDSEEAQFPMRCGLTEEEIARQLTFHRSNDTLMQSAYEGWWTHLLTIELAIVVDKNRYVSLDSNETNVQREVFNLVNLVNSFYAAMEVNLALYGIEIWTEENFVSDENINTFLSEFCKWKHGNLGHRVHHDIAHVIADKHFGIYLGLAYVGTVCVSSYNCAVLRFSGNKMSDFGVITAHELGHNLGMPHDENYCVCAQSRCIMFPAKVDSSKFSNCSYASFWNTVIKKTCLRNTPNLENILKEKRCGNSVVEEGEECDCGSFKSCNRNPCCLLNCQLRPGAACAFGACCENCQFTSAGKLCRAEVNECDLPEWCNGSSSQCPEDVYLQDGTPCQNGSYCFEKRCNNRDGQCRKIFGEDAKNANLRCYTTMNTRGDRFGHCGISGNKYVKCKLPNVLCGRVQCENITVLPLLQQHSTVHRIHLNNVTCWGTDYHFGMTIPDMGDVKDGTECGPDKICIHRECVPMDVLKRVCTNLTCNMKGVCNNKEHCHCISGWSPPRCKFIGHGGSVDSGPPSGKKKRGKNKSGRQPQKHPTVFVDSLVGFTFMLFDISFQEKEKETI from the coding sequence tgCTGCTGTGCTGATGCTTTAACTCTGGCAGAAGATAGAACCCTACAGGTCTGTGCTGCTGTAACAGCTAAGAGGGAGGAGCGAGACCAGCAGTGCCTCCTGCCTCCCCTCTTCTACCCTCATAAAAGTCTCTCTCGTGGTGTCTCTCTAATGGCTGGGGGTGAGGTCCTGCTGCAGGTGAGGTTCACTCTCCTGCTGCTCTGGCTGGAGGTGTTCCTGGTCCTCACTGGATGGTCCAAGGATGAGCCCTCCCAGCACCACAGCCCCCCAGAAGTGGTGATTCCCTTGAAGATAACTGGCACTGGCAAACGCATAAAGGCTTCAGGCTGGCTCTCCTACAGACTGCACTTTGGGGGCCAGAGACACATTGTCCACATGAAGGTCAAGAAGCTTTTTCTGGCCAGAAACCTCCCAGTGTTCACCTACACAGACCAGGGTGCCCTCCTTGAGGACCATCCCTATGTTCAGAATGACTGTTACTATCATGGTTATGTGGAGGGGGACCCCGAATCCCTGGTTGTCCTCAGTAGCTGCTTAGGGGGCTTTCTTGGAATGCTGCAGATAAATGATACCATTTATGAAATCAAACCCAAAATGTTTTCTAAGACATTTGAACATCTGGTTTATAAGTTGGACAGTGAAGAAGCTCAATTTCCCATGAGGTGTGGCttgacagaagaggaaatagcaaGACAATTAACGTTTCACAGGAGTAACGACACTCTGATGCAAAGCGCATATGAAGGATGGTGGACCCACCTCCTGACTATTGAACTAGCAATAGTGGTAGACAAAAATCGATACGTTTCTCTTGACAGCAATGAGACAAATGTGCAGCGGGAAGTTTTCAATCTTGTCAATTTAGTAAATAGCTTTTATGCGGCAATGGAAGTCAATCTGGCTTTGTATGGTATTGAGATCTGGACTGAAGAAAATTTCGTTTCAGATGAAAACATAAACACATTTCTTTCAGAATTCTGCAAATGGAAACATGGTAATCTCggtcaccgtgttcaccatgaCATTGCACATGTTATTGCAGATAAACATTTCGGTATCTATCTTGGCTTGGCCTATGTTGGAACTGTGTGTGTGTCTTCTTATAACTGTGCAGTTCTTAGATTCAGTGGTAACAAAATGAGTGATTTTGGAGTCATTACGGCGCATGAACTCGGTCACAATTTGGGTATGCCACATGATGAAAACTACTGTGTATGTGCACAAAGTAGATGCATAATGTTCCCCGCAAAAGTAGATTCAAGTAAATTCAGCAATTGCAGTTATGCCTCTTTTTGGAACACCGTTATCAAAAAGACCTGTTTGCGCAACACACCAAATCTTGAGAATATACTTAAGGAGAAGCGCTGTGGAAACAGCGTGGTTGAAGAAGGAGAGGAGTGCGACTGTGGGTCCTTCAAATCTTGTAACAGAAATCCCTGTTGTCTTTTGAACTGCCAACTGAGGCCTGGGGCTGCTTGTGCTTTCGGGGCCTGTTGCGAAAATTGCCAGTTCACATCGGCAGGCAAACTGTGCAGAGCAGAGGTAAACGAATGTGATCTTCCAGAATGGTGCAATGGGTCATCTTCTCAATGCCCAGAAGATGTGTACCTTCAAGATGGGACGCCATGCCAGAACGGTAGCTACTGTTTCGAAAAGAGATGTAATAATCGTGATGGACagtgtaggaagatttttggcgAAGATGCCAAGAATGCAAATTTGCGTTGTTACACAACCATGAACACCCGAGGTGACCGTTTTGGCCACTGTGGTATCAGTGGaaacaaatatgtaaaatgtaaattGCCCAATGTCCTCTGTGGAAGAGTTCAGTGTGAGAACATCACAGTGTTACCTCTTTTGCAGCAGCATTCTACTGTGCATAGGATTCACCTTAATAATGTCACGTGCTGGGGCACTGACTATCATTTTGGGATGACCATCCCGGATATGGGTGATGTGAAAGATGGCACAGAATGTGGTCCAGACAAGATCTGTATCCACAGGGAGTGTGTTCCTATGGATGTTTTGAAAAGGGTTTGTACCAATTTAACCTGTAATATGAAAGGTGTATGCAACAATAAAGAACATTGCCATTGTATCTCTGGATGGTCCCCACCAAGATGCAAGTTCATAGGCCATGGAGGCAGTGTCGACAGTGGGCCAccatcagggaaaaaaaaacgaggaaaaaacaaaagtggAAGACAGCCACAAAAGCATCCAACTGTATTTGTTGATTCCTTGGTTGGCTTTACTTTTATGttgtttgatatttcttttcaagagaaagaaaaagaaacgatCTGA